From Halomicrobium salinisoli, the proteins below share one genomic window:
- a CDS encoding sensor histidine kinase yields MTENDGEQSERRAPGGDGGSLWGSAVRTALPRPIRRSYAAKFALAIVLVVLLIVGIGALSYVQIQGIIEEDAENSLRSTATVQADSVSEWISGMQSQAGGIAAADVYATGDQVRIRRHLTDSLAWASSDVTAVHYVDPQTGEIVASTKGDYAGRQVTSAAPAWQEPIGEAIGEGNGSVGMSDSAYEQNGRLLMAFARETRVGDGVVVVVGDARQDFEQLHESQPIVTTRLLNAEGYDVFSSRGIRPSPLAGTEAFESAQAGGTAIHQREDDVVSVAPVENTNWVVVTAAPKDRLYQASETVGRNVAVLVTSAVAILGVVGFGLGLGTVRSLRRLRERTGEMEEGNLDVDLSTTREDELGRLFVAFGHMRDALREQIREAEAARERAEASRRELARQNERLDQFASTVSHDLRNPLNVADGQLELLATRVNDAETVAVGEVRPRLEKISDAHDRMAAIIDDVLALAREGASVDDTETVDLESVANDAWENVEADEAWLWVDDTRSIEADRARLLRAFENLIRNSVEHAGPEVTIEVGATEDGFYLADDGPGIPPEEVEDVFEYGHTTEEDGTGFGLAIVETVVTAHGWEIDVDESHDGAKFVVSGVGPVQETAPGVAESE; encoded by the coding sequence ATGACGGAGAACGACGGCGAGCAGAGCGAGCGTCGTGCGCCGGGCGGCGACGGCGGCTCACTGTGGGGCAGTGCGGTGCGGACGGCGCTGCCGCGGCCGATCAGGCGCAGCTACGCCGCCAAGTTCGCCCTCGCCATCGTGCTCGTCGTCCTGCTGATCGTCGGTATCGGGGCGCTCAGCTACGTCCAGATCCAGGGGATCATCGAGGAGGACGCGGAGAACTCGCTGCGTTCGACCGCCACGGTGCAGGCCGACTCGGTCAGCGAGTGGATCTCCGGGATGCAGTCGCAGGCGGGCGGAATAGCGGCCGCCGACGTGTACGCGACCGGCGACCAGGTCCGGATCAGGCGCCACCTCACCGACTCGCTGGCGTGGGCCAGTTCGGACGTCACCGCCGTCCACTACGTCGACCCCCAGACCGGCGAGATCGTCGCGAGTACGAAGGGCGACTACGCCGGCCGTCAGGTCACGTCGGCGGCACCGGCCTGGCAGGAACCCATCGGGGAGGCGATCGGCGAGGGCAACGGGAGCGTCGGGATGTCCGACAGCGCCTACGAGCAGAACGGCCGCTTGCTGATGGCGTTCGCGCGGGAGACGCGGGTCGGCGACGGCGTCGTGGTCGTCGTCGGCGACGCCAGGCAGGACTTCGAGCAGCTCCACGAGTCCCAGCCGATCGTCACGACGCGCCTGCTGAACGCCGAGGGGTACGACGTGTTCTCCTCGCGCGGGATCAGGCCGAGTCCGCTCGCCGGAACCGAGGCCTTCGAGTCGGCACAGGCCGGCGGCACGGCGATCCACCAGCGCGAGGACGACGTCGTCTCCGTCGCCCCGGTCGAAAACACGAACTGGGTCGTCGTCACCGCGGCGCCGAAAGACCGCCTCTACCAGGCCAGCGAGACCGTCGGCCGGAACGTCGCCGTGCTCGTCACCTCCGCGGTCGCCATCCTCGGCGTGGTCGGGTTCGGCCTCGGACTGGGGACCGTCCGCTCGCTGCGGCGGCTGCGGGAGCGCACCGGCGAGATGGAGGAGGGGAACCTGGACGTCGACCTCTCGACGACCCGCGAGGACGAGCTCGGCCGGCTGTTCGTTGCCTTCGGGCACATGCGGGACGCGCTGCGCGAGCAGATCCGCGAGGCCGAGGCGGCGCGGGAGCGCGCCGAGGCCTCCCGCCGTGAGCTGGCCCGCCAGAACGAGCGCCTCGACCAGTTCGCCAGCACCGTCAGCCACGACCTCCGCAACCCGCTGAACGTCGCCGACGGCCAGCTGGAGCTGCTCGCGACCAGGGTGAACGACGCCGAGACCGTCGCGGTCGGAGAGGTCCGGCCCCGCCTCGAGAAGATCAGCGACGCCCACGACCGCATGGCAGCCATCATCGACGACGTCCTCGCGCTGGCCCGGGAAGGCGCGTCCGTCGACGACACCGAGACCGTCGACCTGGAGTCGGTGGCCAACGACGCCTGGGAGAACGTCGAGGCCGACGAGGCGTGGCTCTGGGTCGACGACACCCGCTCGATCGAGGCCGACCGGGCGCGCCTGCTCCGGGCCTTCGAGAACCTGATCCGCAACTCGGTCGAGCACGCGGGCCCGGAGGTGACCATCGAGGTCGGCGCCACCGAGGACGGCTTCTACCTCGCCGACGACGGCCCCGGGATCCCGCCGGAGGAAGTCGAGGACGTCTTCGAGTACGGCCACACCACGGAAGAGGACGGCACCGGGTTCGGGCTGGCCATCGTGGAGACCGTCGTCACGGCCCACGGCTGGGAGATCGACGTCGACGAGTCCCACGACGGGGCGAAGTTCGTCGTCAGCGGCGTCGGCCCGGTCCAGGAGACCGCGCCCGGCGTCGCGGAGAGCGAGTGA
- a CDS encoding FRG domain-containing protein, protein MTTDRVAESWTEAQELLYAESWNEELNRYRPGYAYRGVPDVDADLRTSLQRLGDDEYGATVERDLLRNFTKYAQTEAGAADGSVWHRLALAQHHGLPTRLLDWTFSPLVALHFATAELDYLDRDGVVWLVDLAAVEERLPPELGDPLTSADVYTADALAERAETLADFEGLFDDHEPAPLFFEPPATDDRIVNQYALFSVFPDPTARLDEWLADNPGCHRRVVIDGAAKMEIRDKLDAANVNERLLFPGLDGLADWLERYYTPIDAADAEPPE, encoded by the coding sequence GTGACGACCGACCGCGTGGCCGAGTCCTGGACCGAGGCGCAGGAGCTGCTGTACGCGGAGTCGTGGAACGAGGAGCTCAACCGCTATCGGCCGGGGTACGCTTACCGCGGGGTGCCGGACGTCGACGCCGACCTGCGGACGTCGCTGCAGCGGCTCGGGGACGACGAGTACGGCGCGACCGTCGAGCGGGACCTGCTGCGGAACTTCACCAAGTACGCCCAGACCGAGGCCGGCGCGGCCGACGGGAGCGTCTGGCACCGGCTGGCGCTCGCCCAGCACCACGGCCTCCCGACGCGGCTGCTGGACTGGACGTTCTCGCCGCTGGTGGCGCTGCACTTCGCGACGGCGGAGCTGGACTACCTGGACCGGGACGGCGTCGTCTGGCTGGTCGACCTCGCGGCCGTCGAGGAGCGGCTCCCGCCGGAACTGGGCGATCCGCTGACCTCGGCGGACGTCTACACGGCCGACGCCCTGGCGGAGCGAGCGGAGACGCTCGCCGACTTCGAGGGGCTGTTCGACGACCACGAACCGGCCCCGCTGTTCTTCGAGCCGCCGGCCACGGACGACCGGATCGTCAACCAGTACGCGCTGTTCTCGGTCTTTCCCGATCCGACCGCGCGGCTCGACGAGTGGCTGGCCGACAACCCCGGCTGCCATCGCCGGGTCGTGATCGACGGCGCCGCGAAGATGGAGATCCGGGACAAGCTCGACGCCGCGAACGTCAACGAGCGGCTGCTCTTTCCGGGGCTGGACGGGCTGGCCGACTGGCTGGAGCGGTACTACACGCCGATCGACGCGGCCGACGCCGAGCCTCCGGAGTAG
- a CDS encoding SWIM zinc finger family protein yields the protein MLIDTPEDDTRTALAPDLRRLDERSARAWTEQMAVRHLGGAEYAVDSQSGATYVVDLAERACTCPDHEIRDQQCKHLRRVALEITSRRVPPPGHARAVCDACGTETFVDEGASRPHLCDACYIEPGDVVQDRETGDRLVVQRVTDDRADDVRIDAADCTVAEYATNRDYPADDLVVDVSYLSDLGRDRQRTYSFPLSRLAETDDAALVA from the coding sequence ATGCTCATCGATACTCCCGAAGACGACACGCGGACCGCACTCGCACCGGACCTCCGACGGCTCGACGAGCGGTCGGCGCGGGCCTGGACGGAGCAGATGGCCGTCCGTCACCTCGGCGGGGCCGAGTACGCCGTCGACTCCCAGAGCGGCGCGACCTACGTCGTGGACCTGGCCGAGCGCGCCTGCACCTGTCCGGACCACGAGATCCGCGACCAGCAGTGCAAGCACCTCCGGCGGGTCGCCCTCGAAATCACGTCCCGGCGCGTGCCGCCGCCGGGGCACGCGCGGGCCGTCTGCGACGCCTGCGGGACGGAGACGTTCGTCGACGAGGGCGCCTCGCGGCCCCACCTCTGTGACGCCTGCTACATCGAGCCCGGCGACGTCGTCCAGGACCGCGAGACGGGCGACCGGCTGGTCGTCCAGCGCGTCACGGACGACCGGGCCGACGACGTCCGGATCGACGCCGCCGACTGCACCGTCGCCGAGTACGCCACCAACCGTGACTACCCGGCCGACGACCTCGTCGTCGACGTGAGCTACCTCTCGGACCTCGGCCGCGACCGCCAGCGCACCTACTCGTTCCCCCTCTCGCGGCTGGCCGAGACCGACGACGCCGCCCTCGTGGCCTGA
- a CDS encoding TetR/AcrR family transcriptional regulator, which yields MAGDTREQIMDATFAALCERGFADLTMQSIADEFEKSKSLLHYHFDSKEDLLVSFLEHLLEEFIADIEDCPEMDPAGRLLWMAQLVITGHGDDWAEDFHTAMLELRAQAPYNDAIREQLVHNDAVIREEIAGIVREGIAAGQFREVDPEVFAATFRSAIEGAQSHEVILGEAAPTDDALAGVEDLLVSDLLAEGVDLED from the coding sequence ATGGCGGGGGACACGCGAGAGCAGATCATGGACGCCACGTTCGCGGCGCTGTGCGAGCGGGGCTTCGCGGACCTGACCATGCAGTCGATCGCCGACGAGTTCGAGAAGAGCAAGTCGCTGTTGCACTACCACTTCGACTCGAAGGAGGACCTGCTGGTCTCGTTCCTGGAGCACCTGCTGGAGGAGTTCATCGCGGACATCGAGGACTGCCCCGAGATGGACCCGGCCGGGCGCCTGCTGTGGATGGCCCAACTGGTGATCACCGGGCACGGCGACGACTGGGCCGAGGACTTCCACACGGCGATGCTGGAGCTGCGGGCCCAGGCGCCGTACAACGACGCGATCCGCGAGCAGCTGGTGCACAACGACGCGGTCATCCGCGAGGAGATCGCCGGCATCGTCCGCGAGGGGATCGCGGCGGGGCAGTTCCGCGAAGTCGACCCCGAGGTGTTCGCGGCCACCTTCCGGTCGGCCATCGAGGGCGCGCAGTCCCACGAGGTGATCCTGGGCGAGGCCGCGCCGACCGACGACGCGCTGGCCGGCGTCGAGGACCTGCTCGTGAGCGACCTGCTGGCCGAGGGCGTCGACCTGGAGGACTGA
- the hjc gene encoding Holliday junction resolvase Hjc, whose protein sequence is MANSNAKGDRRERELVNALDEAGFAVMRAPASGSATERELPDVLAGDGDVFYAVEAKSSSGDPIYLDGEEVEALLFFARNFGAKPRIGVRFDREDWFFFHPGDLHVTDGGNYRVKKETALADGTDFEEFVGHSEKVTLEEVGDAGPDQATLDVLSAFERGDLSKEEAAEMLE, encoded by the coding sequence ATGGCGAACTCGAACGCGAAAGGGGACAGGCGCGAGCGCGAACTGGTCAACGCGCTCGACGAGGCGGGCTTCGCGGTGATGCGCGCGCCCGCCAGCGGGTCGGCGACCGAGCGGGAACTGCCGGACGTGCTGGCCGGCGACGGCGACGTCTTCTACGCCGTCGAGGCCAAGTCCAGCAGCGGCGACCCCATCTACCTGGACGGCGAGGAGGTCGAGGCGCTGCTCTTCTTCGCCCGGAACTTCGGCGCCAAGCCCCGCATCGGCGTCCGCTTCGACCGCGAGGACTGGTTCTTCTTCCACCCCGGCGACCTCCACGTCACCGACGGGGGCAACTACCGCGTCAAGAAGGAGACGGCGCTGGCCGACGGCACCGACTTCGAGGAGTTCGTCGGCCACTCCGAGAAGGTCACCCTCGAGGAGGTCGGCGACGCCGGCCCCGACCAGGCGACGCTCGACGTCCTCTCCGCGTTCGAGCGCGGCGACCTCTCGAAGGAGGAGGCCGCGGAGATGCTGGAGTAG
- a CDS encoding sugar-binding protein, translating into MRRRDYLAGLSSGAAASAAGCSGLSVGGPGEASGGPPRLSVDGNWLVDPDGRRVVLRGVNVVDPWWGTTYEDVRGKDYWETLRLATDAEAGWHASVVRVPVEPRTVRTLGLDTLLADYLDRAVEVTRERGAYLIVDYHAVERYDTADVDRRLRRFWKRVADRYADQTHVLFELFNEPTEPSGNGLESWRTWRETAQPWVDLIRDRAPETPIIVGSPQWTSMTRFAPEAPFRGEDLLYAAHVFPSWERDTWEVNFGDPALEVPVFVTEWGYANADGERYEPHMMGTTDGWGRPFREWLSTHPNVGWCAWTFDSHWTPNMFDHDWDLLGGDDYMGRFIKEWLRDGRDEHPVDGDATPTAAEGAPAKPTGLLVEGETPTRIDLTWNEADGVAQYRVAVGERVEKLSGTATEASIRELTPGETYRFAVVAVGSDGATSDPATITASPPKPTEPAATIPRAVVAPEVDGAADDVWSDVPSHAVDRTVVSTDVETDMVASWRALWDERALYVLVDVTDDDAWTDSARSWNDDSVEVYLDPDNSREDEYDGENDRQLIVPRGWGRILSGSNSAGDTEAIEFAQTETDEGYRVELAVPWDALGVDPTLDHLMSMDVHVIEDHDGGKRDEKKAWSATADTAWQNPQTFAIVRLGE; encoded by the coding sequence ATGCGCCGTCGAGACTACCTCGCAGGGCTCTCCAGTGGGGCGGCGGCGAGCGCGGCGGGCTGTTCGGGTCTCTCCGTCGGCGGCCCGGGGGAGGCCTCCGGCGGCCCGCCGCGGCTCTCCGTCGACGGCAACTGGCTCGTCGACCCGGACGGCCGCCGCGTCGTCCTCCGGGGCGTCAACGTCGTCGATCCCTGGTGGGGGACGACCTACGAGGACGTCCGCGGGAAGGACTACTGGGAGACGCTCCGGCTGGCGACCGACGCCGAGGCCGGCTGGCACGCCAGCGTCGTACGGGTCCCCGTCGAACCCCGGACGGTCAGGACCCTCGGGCTCGACACGCTCCTCGCGGACTACCTCGACCGGGCCGTCGAGGTGACCCGCGAGCGGGGCGCATACCTGATCGTCGATTACCACGCCGTCGAACGGTACGACACGGCCGACGTCGACCGGCGACTCCGGCGGTTCTGGAAGCGGGTCGCCGACCGGTACGCCGACCAGACCCACGTCCTCTTCGAGCTGTTCAACGAGCCGACCGAGCCGTCCGGGAACGGACTGGAGAGCTGGCGCACCTGGCGCGAGACGGCCCAGCCGTGGGTCGACCTGATCCGCGACCGGGCGCCGGAGACGCCGATCATCGTCGGGTCGCCGCAGTGGACGTCGATGACCCGCTTCGCGCCCGAAGCGCCCTTCCGGGGGGAGGACCTGCTGTACGCGGCCCACGTGTTCCCCTCCTGGGAGCGGGACACCTGGGAGGTGAACTTCGGCGACCCCGCCCTCGAGGTGCCCGTGTTCGTCACCGAGTGGGGATACGCCAACGCCGACGGCGAGCGGTACGAGCCGCACATGATGGGTACGACCGACGGCTGGGGCCGGCCGTTCCGGGAGTGGCTGTCGACCCACCCGAACGTCGGCTGGTGCGCCTGGACGTTCGACTCCCACTGGACTCCCAACATGTTCGATCACGACTGGGACTTGCTCGGCGGCGACGACTACATGGGCCGGTTCATCAAGGAGTGGCTCCGGGACGGCCGCGACGAGCACCCCGTCGACGGCGACGCCACGCCGACCGCCGCCGAGGGGGCGCCGGCGAAGCCGACCGGCCTCCTGGTCGAGGGCGAGACCCCGACGCGGATCGACCTCACGTGGAACGAGGCCGACGGCGTCGCCCAGTACCGCGTGGCCGTCGGCGAGCGGGTCGAGAAACTGTCCGGTACCGCCACCGAGGCGTCCATCCGGGAGCTGACCCCCGGTGAGACGTACCGGTTCGCCGTGGTCGCCGTCGGCAGCGACGGCGCCACCTCCGACCCGGCGACGATCACTGCCTCACCGCCGAAGCCGACCGAGCCCGCCGCGACGATTCCCCGGGCCGTCGTGGCCCCCGAGGTCGACGGCGCGGCCGACGACGTCTGGTCTGACGTCCCGAGCCACGCCGTCGACCGGACGGTGGTGTCCACTGACGTCGAGACCGACATGGTCGCCTCCTGGCGGGCGCTGTGGGACGAGAGGGCGCTGTACGTCCTCGTCGACGTGACCGACGACGACGCCTGGACCGACTCCGCCAGGAGCTGGAACGACGACTCCGTCGAGGTGTACCTCGACCCCGACAACAGCCGCGAGGACGAGTACGACGGGGAGAACGACCGCCAGTTGATCGTCCCGCGCGGTTGGGGGCGGATCCTGTCCGGCTCCAACTCCGCCGGCGACACCGAGGCGATCGAGTTCGCCCAGACCGAGACCGACGAGGGCTACCGCGTCGAACTCGCCGTCCCCTGGGACGCGCTAGGGGTCGACCCCACGCTCGACCACCTGATGAGCATGGACGTCCACGTCATCGAGGACCACGACGGCGGCAAACGCGACGAGAAGAAGGCCTGGTCCGCCACAGCCGACACCGCGTGGCAGAACCCCCAGACGTTCGCCATCGTGCGACTCGGGGAGTAG
- the priL gene encoding DNA primase regulatory subunit PriL, translating to MKPLHARYPFLRSAREAVEAADVDLGEVVATDDAVVDRAVERVEGAITEGDVGESHRRTRVELLSYPVARVLVSLVDEHVCTRKYARAEAATARERFTEEFTVTDDLSYGDSESLDLRTLLSEFDLADAVGETPDGYRVAVGTYLDLAADQRGDEWRLVNRQLTGGEVPVTADELHTLLKQAVRHRIEDGLPFPVPEAVAAELDEEVARLREVLAELDLTRDIDTVVPDLFPPCMKALLDRVQKGEHLEHHSRFAIAAFLAGIGMTTDEIVELFQVNPGFGEEATRYQVNHIRGDTSPTEYSTPACATMQSYGDCVNMDDRCERISHPMAYYEGAIDDADDDELEDWREAQDD from the coding sequence ATGAAGCCCCTCCACGCGCGCTACCCGTTCCTCCGGTCGGCCAGGGAGGCCGTCGAGGCCGCAGACGTCGACCTCGGGGAGGTCGTGGCGACCGACGACGCGGTCGTCGACCGCGCGGTCGAGCGCGTCGAGGGGGCGATCACCGAGGGCGACGTCGGCGAGTCCCACCGCCGCACCCGCGTCGAACTCCTCTCCTATCCCGTCGCGCGCGTGCTCGTCTCGCTGGTCGACGAGCACGTCTGCACCCGGAAGTACGCCCGGGCCGAGGCCGCGACCGCCCGCGAGCGGTTCACCGAGGAGTTCACGGTCACCGACGACCTGAGCTACGGCGACAGCGAGTCGCTGGACCTGCGGACGCTGCTTTCCGAGTTCGACCTCGCCGACGCCGTCGGCGAGACCCCGGACGGCTACCGCGTCGCCGTGGGCACCTACCTCGACCTCGCGGCCGACCAGCGAGGCGACGAGTGGCGCCTCGTCAACCGCCAGCTGACCGGCGGCGAGGTGCCGGTGACCGCCGACGAGCTACACACCCTGCTCAAGCAGGCCGTCCGCCACCGCATCGAGGACGGCCTGCCGTTCCCGGTCCCGGAGGCCGTCGCCGCGGAGCTGGACGAGGAGGTCGCGCGGCTCCGCGAGGTGCTGGCCGAACTCGACCTGACGCGGGACATCGACACCGTCGTCCCGGACCTGTTCCCGCCCTGCATGAAGGCGCTGCTCGACCGGGTCCAGAAGGGCGAGCACCTCGAACACCACTCGCGGTTCGCCATCGCCGCCTTCCTCGCCGGCATCGGCATGACCACCGACGAGATCGTCGAGCTGTTCCAGGTCAACCCCGGCTTCGGCGAGGAGGCCACGCGCTACCAGGTCAACCACATCCGCGGCGACACCTCGCCGACGGAGTACTCCACGCCCGCCTGCGCGACGATGCAGTCCTACGGCGACTGCGTCAACATGGACGACCGCTGCGAGCGCATCTCCCACCCGATGGCCTACTACGAGGGGGCGATCGACGACGCCGACGACGACGAACTCGAGGACTGGCGCGAGGCGCAGGACGACTGA
- a CDS encoding cellulase family glycosylhydrolase yields the protein MDRRQFLTGTAAGAAGALAGCPERGGSASASRPPRLSVEGRWLTDPDGRRVVLRGVNAVDPSWGVENEAQRGKGYWDTLRLATDAEAGWHARVLRVPITPGSVQTAGLDTILGDYLDRIVDLAAEQGAYVVVDYHAIGRYDTSDIDTRLRKFWDRVAPRYADEPHVIYELFNEPTEPAGNGLQSWRTWRRHAEPWIDLVRDHAPDTPIVVGSPRWTSMTKFAAVEPFEDENLLYSAHVYPSWAPDSWEETFGAPALDVPVFVTEWGYVGPSTDRAESHLIATTSEWGEPFREWIESHPNVSWCVTTFDSYRLPNLFDGDWNLLGGEDYAGELARGWLADRREDHWPPGEGETGTVSDGGESPPDPPSDLRVESIGETEVTLAWAAASDPDGSEIAQYRVAIGDREPVVVRGPKRSIEISGLSPAEEYETTVTAVDDGGLESEPAAVAFRTTAEVTPDATIPRAPVEPDVDAEEEDVWSMSEEYAIDTLQWGNRKSTDGGDWRAIWDDQAMYVLVEVIDETEQLNDSVELYLDLDHSGGQSYDGENDLQLIVIRGTNRVLTGTYSVDSPDGTRVATTETDDGWRIEIAIPWDGFDVSPVTGHRIGFDVSVADDIVEGNGYDAKFAWHDETGEAWEAPERFGTVELTE from the coding sequence ATGGACAGGCGGCAGTTCCTGACCGGGACAGCGGCCGGGGCAGCGGGCGCGCTGGCGGGCTGTCCGGAGCGGGGCGGCTCCGCGAGCGCGTCCCGACCGCCGCGGCTGAGCGTCGAGGGGCGATGGCTGACCGATCCCGACGGGCGCCGGGTCGTCCTCAGGGGGGTCAACGCCGTCGACCCCAGTTGGGGCGTCGAGAACGAGGCGCAGCGCGGCAAGGGCTACTGGGACACGCTCCGGCTGGCGACCGACGCCGAAGCGGGCTGGCACGCGCGGGTCCTGCGGGTCCCGATCACGCCGGGGTCCGTACAGACCGCGGGGCTGGACACCATCCTCGGGGACTACCTCGACCGGATCGTCGACCTGGCGGCCGAGCAGGGCGCGTACGTGGTCGTCGACTACCACGCCATCGGGCGGTACGACACCTCCGATATCGACACCAGGCTCCGGAAGTTCTGGGACCGCGTCGCGCCCAGGTACGCCGACGAACCCCACGTCATCTACGAGCTGTTCAACGAGCCGACCGAGCCGGCCGGGAACGGGCTCCAGAGCTGGCGGACCTGGCGCCGCCACGCCGAGCCGTGGATCGACCTCGTCCGGGACCACGCGCCCGACACGCCGATCGTCGTCGGATCGCCGCGGTGGACCTCGATGACGAAGTTCGCGGCCGTGGAGCCCTTCGAGGACGAGAACCTGCTGTACTCGGCGCACGTCTACCCGTCCTGGGCGCCCGACTCCTGGGAGGAGACGTTCGGCGCGCCCGCCCTGGACGTCCCCGTGTTCGTCACCGAGTGGGGCTACGTCGGGCCGTCGACCGACCGCGCCGAGTCGCACCTGATCGCCACCACGAGCGAGTGGGGCGAGCCGTTCCGCGAGTGGATCGAGTCGCACCCGAACGTCAGCTGGTGCGTCACGACGTTCGACTCCTACCGGCTGCCGAACCTCTTCGACGGCGACTGGAACCTGCTGGGCGGCGAGGACTACGCGGGCGAGCTGGCCAGGGGCTGGCTGGCCGATCGGCGCGAGGACCACTGGCCGCCCGGCGAGGGCGAGACCGGGACCGTCAGCGACGGCGGCGAGTCGCCGCCGGACCCGCCGTCGGACCTGCGCGTCGAGTCGATCGGGGAGACCGAAGTGACGCTCGCCTGGGCGGCCGCATCGGACCCGGACGGCAGCGAGATCGCACAGTACAGGGTCGCGATCGGCGACCGGGAGCCGGTGGTCGTCCGCGGGCCGAAGCGCTCGATCGAGATCTCCGGGCTGTCCCCGGCCGAGGAGTACGAGACGACCGTCACCGCCGTCGACGACGGCGGACTCGAGTCGGAACCGGCCGCCGTCGCGTTCCGGACTACCGCGGAGGTCACGCCGGACGCGACGATTCCGCGGGCGCCGGTCGAACCGGACGTCGACGCCGAGGAGGAAGACGTGTGGTCGATGTCCGAGGAATACGCCATCGACACCCTCCAGTGGGGGAACCGCAAGTCGACCGACGGCGGCGACTGGCGAGCGATCTGGGACGACCAGGCGATGTACGTCCTCGTCGAGGTGATCGACGAGACGGAGCAGCTGAACGACAGCGTCGAACTGTACCTGGACCTGGACCACAGCGGCGGGCAGAGCTACGACGGCGAGAACGACCTCCAGCTGATCGTCATCCGAGGGACGAACAGGGTCCTCACCGGGACCTACTCCGTCGATTCGCCGGACGGGACGCGGGTCGCCACGACGGAGACCGACGACGGCTGGCGCATCGAGATCGCGATCCCGTGGGACGGGTTCGACGTGTCACCGGTCACCGGCCATCGGATCGGTTTCGACGTCAGCGTGGCCGACGACATCGTGGAGGGGAACGGGTACGACGCGAAGTTCGCCTGGCACGACGAGACCGGCGAGGCCTGGGAGGCCCCCGAGCGGTTCGGGACAGTCGAACTGACCGAGTGA
- a CDS encoding DUF7472 family protein, with product MDIERETVMQILLSLVAVGIFIAAAVFVSTNYGTNGNLNAQGGQFLVGVIGLFVALMVAAGLYLERQEY from the coding sequence ATGGATATCGAGCGGGAGACGGTCATGCAGATCCTCCTGTCCCTCGTCGCCGTCGGCATCTTCATCGCCGCCGCCGTGTTCGTGAGCACGAACTACGGGACGAACGGCAACCTGAACGCGCAGGGCGGCCAGTTCCTGGTCGGAGTGATCGGGCTCTTCGTCGCGCTGATGGTGGCGGCCGGCCTGTATCTGGAGCGCCAGGAGTACTGA